The following DNA comes from Naumovozyma castellii chromosome 4, complete genome.
AGGGTCAAAATAGATGGCATTAGAGAATGAATATATGGATCGAGAAATATTGATGGATTGCTTAATAGAGAGTAAATCATCTCTAGAATTGTAGTTAATAACTCAAGGTTCGATAAATTATGTGTAATTTGTTCAGcaataaattgaataaaatatgGAACAAGTTGATGTAGTCCACTATCGGTTTTTAATGATGTCAATGCCGCTGTTTTCATTCGTTGAGCATCTTCTGTATCTTCTTTGGTAATTAATGCGGCAATTACcttattaaaatatatttgtaattcttTTGATAATACATGTTTAACCAAAGGTTTTACTTCTGTGTTTTGACCCGGTTTGACCATCGAGAATTGTTCTCCATTCTTGGCTTCATTTAGGGAAATTCGAGAGGAGATGGCAGCAGATGACGATGTTTGAATACTTGCATCATTCAGGGCCGTAACAATAGCACCTCTAATGATCGGTGGTTGGGAGATTCTCACATCATTTAGGTTTGGATTTTCAACAATTGCAGGCTGGATACCTTCAACTGCTAGCCAATGTGCTGTGAAAGTTGGGATACGTGGTACTTGAGGTAATGGTTCATTAATTAgtttatcaaaatcaatttcctcctcattcaaataataaactGATTGCCCACCAGAGGTATTTACTTTAGCAAAGGAAACGCTTTTATTTTCAGCTGACCCGTCATGATAACCATACAATGGTTCAACATTTAGGATACGTAATGCCTTGGCCACATCATCTGTTGTCAATATCTCCCTCTTGGAATGTCTTTTAAACTTTACTGCTTGTTCGatgatttccaaaataCGATATTCCACATCCATAGCTAGTGCCTTTAACACATCTTCGTTAATATTCTCTAAACCAAGAGAATCGGCAACATCCTTCACGGTATCCTGTGGTGACCAGATTGTATATGATTGTTGTGGATTGGACATTCTACTATCGGGGAAATTGGTTATCCTTATTGGCTCTATCCTCTGGTAATGCTACCAAGTTCTGTTACTTTCTGTTTTTTCACTTTTCAATGTTGtcaattaaaattgaaatattgcGAAAGAAGGTCCGTTTTGAAATTCTATGTATCACAACAATTAAATAACAAATACAGAGTGTCGACCCAACTAAGAAGAATAATTATCACGATGCAACGAGATCTAACACCCCTACAGGAAAATGTACTTGAGAAATACAGAATTCTGTCACAATCGCTACAGTCTTTGGACAATACGATCCGCGAACTAAATAACACTAAAGAAGATCGAACAAACGCGTCACCAGAGGCTGTCTTACAAGAAATGAGGGACATCGAGATTAAATTGGGACTCGTAGGAACTTTACTAAAGGGAAGTGTATACTCTCTGATACtccagaagaaaaatgagTTGGCATTGGCCAAGGACAGCCCTTCGGTGTAGTTACCTGGTGTGGGCTATTATCTCTGATAAACTAAATAAGATATAGGGATATGAAATTATGTTAATAATATACTTTATAAGGAATTCTAAATATATTGGTTTAAACTGTATATAGTACAATTTTACCATCCAACCCACATGAAGAGATTTGGGTGACTTGACCATTTGATTCAGCAAAAGGAGCCAATTCCATGATAGCGTTTTCATGAGCACTCTCCTTCACAGATGTGGTAACTTTACCCTTCAaatctaattctttaaacTTTCTCAAAGCAGATATACCAAATGTTCCGTTGTCATCCTCGccttcttctccttcacCCGTAGCTACAGGAGTTTGAGCAGCATCAGCAACTTTATCCAAGTTCTTAGCGAATTTCCATCCTTGTGATGCTTCGCTAAAAAGAATTGGGTGACAAGAATAACCTGCACATACAATTTCATGATCATTAATCCAAGCCAATGATCTGAATGGTAACCCATCGGGAGAGTTGACAGATTGCAAACCACCTTGAGAGTCTAAGATATTCAAAGTACCATCATGAGCAACGTATGCAACCTTCTCAATCTTACTACGCCATTCAACATCATGGATATATGAACCTTGATATAATTCTTTGATCAAGGAACCGAATGGGAACTTGGAACCCCAAGGAGATCCTGCCACAGCTTCTTTGGTATCTAAGCCTTTGATAAATCCGGAGAATACTCTGATAAACCCATCAGTACCACCTGCAGCCAATAGGACACCATTTTCATGCCACGATAGACAATTGATGGTGGATTTAATTGGTTTCTTGATGTGTTTAGAGACCCACCAATTGTTTTCCTGTTCATAGTAACAGACAGCAATGATACGTGCACTCGATCCAACAGCGAATTTGTAACCATTTGGCGCCCAGGAGACACTTGTTGCTGCTCTATTAATACGCAACAGGACTAATGTTGGCTTATATGAGCCATCACTTAATGGTTCCCAAACGTAAGCGTTACGGTCCTGAGAACATGTGACGATACGTCCATGGATAGAGATATCAACTGCCGTGATGGTTTTATCATGATTAGCTAAAGTGGCCACTAATTTAGGTTGTGAATTGATGTTTGTTAGCCTATAAACAAGGCAGCTTGTTTCACAGGTAATAGCTAGCAGAGATCTATCACTTGAAAAGCAATGGGAGTAGATTGGGGCCTTGACTAACTTAAAGACAGCCAGGACAGATTTATCGTTGACATTTGGTAACATTAGGAGACTCTCGACTAATATTTATGATCGGACTCTTATCAATGAACAATTGAACAAACTGTACAAATATCTATTCCTTATGAAATACTCTGactattatattttcatttcaaTGGCAATAGCTTCTTCCTGCCcctttttgaattttcaaCCGGGTAATAAATAAACTTCAATTATCACGTGACTTAATgtcaaataaaattttaaatagAAGTATCACCAAAAGCAATAGTTGTACTTGATTCTGACTATGGAGAGCTCAATATTATTGTGTGGAAAAATTGTCACTAGTACTATAAACACTGTCAATTATTAAGGGCCCATTATGGGTTGACTGAGACTAGACATATACTTTGGGATTTGATGAAAGGGTGAAACAGCTTCAAGTTActtttaattcttttttcATAAGAATACTACTATCCTATCAATCACAAGATTGCCCTTCTGGTAATGACACAAGAAAATGCCTCTACATGTTTATTAATTAGATACAAATATTCAAAGGCTAGAGTTTAGTGCCTTGATATTTCTGAAGCCTAATGTCATTATATATCTATTGCTTGTTCAGTAGTTAGCATATATTTATCTAAATCCTGATTTCCTATTATGACTGGATCTTGATgcttttttcttttcattggGCTTCTTGTTTTTTGCCGTTTCTGTTGGTTCGGTAGATTCGGTCGATGCAGGCTCTCCCTTGGCTACACTTTTGGTGGCTTCATTAGTTTTTTTGGCATCATCTATtccctttttctttgtattatttttcttgttttttGGTCTACTTGGGTTTTGATgttggtttcttcttcgGTCATCATTGATTACAGGAGAATCACCATCCCTATTTTTGACATACGATGTCTTCCCACTCCTCTTGTTTCCTCTAAACATAAACTTTTCCTCTAATATCCTTGCCCTTTGAGGTGACCTTTCCAACATACGTGCCCAAccttcaatttgttcatcGGACCAATTAATCTGAGCTTTCATATCTTTTCTAACCTTAGACCCTCtcttatttctttcaaataaagatTTATCTTCCTTCAAAAGATTCCATAAATAACCTTCAATGGCATCGTAATTATTTCGGTTTTTCTCCTTTGAAGCATCTTGTTCTGAATCACCATCGTCGTCTCCAAGTGCAATCTTGATGGGGGTATTAGAACGTTTAACCTCAGCTTCATCATATGTATCATCTCGCTCATCTTCGTCGTTTTCGTATAACAACTTCAATGCTCTTGTCAatgttttgtttcttaCTTCATCTGGTACATGTCTCTTCGTAATCTGCTCAATGGCTTGTTTCTTAGTTTTCATCATTTCTCTGTGCAATACCAGCTCAggttcaatatttttaatgttAGATTTGACAGGGCTAGGTTTAGATTTCAGTATCTGTTTACCCAAATTGTCATTAGCGTCATGAGATGTTTTAGGTTCTTTCGGTATATCATCAATCACAGAAGGGTTTTCAAATAAAGTATTAGTTATTAGTTCAACGTTAGAGTCATATCTTTTCAGTAATTCTGTTAATTGGTATCTGGAGAACTGTGGAAACAATTCAGTCAATGAAGTCACATCGTTTTCGTTAATTGTCACGTCACCGAAGTGTCCTTCGCCGTCTGGCTCTACTTTATCTATCATATGAGTTTCAATAGAAGCATCTGTAGATATTGGAATTAGATTCAAAAATCCAAGTTTGGACTTTAGATCAGGGATTCTCTTACTCAAGTTATCATTAAGTAGTACGCATCCAAGTAATGGatataatgataatgtGTCTATATTACTGATTCCTAACTCTCGAGTTATATTGGCAATCGTTTGGGTTGAGACAGACAATAGCGTTGTAATCAACAGTTGTTTTGCTATTGTATTGTATCTCCCCTTCCCCTTAACCCACCATGATTCTAACATTTCAATCCAGGCAGAAGTCAAGAATTGATCCGCAAATTTATTTGGTCTTAGACTTTTCTTATTAACTAAGCTTTGGAACGCCTTTAAGTCTGCTCTTGTGAATTTGCCTGACTCGatcaaatgtttcaattgttgttgaacTTGATGTATCCTATTTATTTGGGCTTTCTGTGTATTGATTTTTGGCTTCAAGGACCCATCGATCAAACACCGCACAGAATCTGCATTTCCTTCCACGAACAATTTGACCAAATCCCATAATGTTTCACCATAAATTTGTAAATGCAATAGCCCACAACCAGTAATAAGATGAAATATCCATCGTCTCAATAATCCCAATTGTTCATCAACCTCTTTATTTATCCCCAAACTAGCGAGGCCACCGACGTTGGAGGCcatttccttcaaataaCTCCTTACGAAGATACAAAGATGATCAAAAGTAGATTCATCTAAATGTTCAATGTTATTATCCCATAATAAAAACTCAAAATATTCCACATAAGTGGATAATAAATGAGCCCAAACGACGGGATCTTTCTCTACTAATAGAGCAGTCAACGGTGTTGGTGGAAATTTCACAATTGGCAGGGAAATTTCCTTTGTCGTTCCCTCGATGTCAATTATGCGGTTCATGGTGTATGCTAAGTTGAGGTTGAACCTTTTAGAGATATAGTCGCATATATTCTACCCATATTCTACAGCTGTTGAAGATCTCGTTGTAGGTATCTAACACTATATAATCAATTAGCAGcttgaattttgaaaaaagcCCCGGGTAACGTATTTTGAACAATCAAATAAAAGGAATATATCCCATGCTAGCTATATTTAAGTTTATAGTGTCTACATGTTCCATCTTACAAGAACTAGTAAGTATCCTGGAACAATAGGTTTTTAAagtatattaaataataagagAAAAATGGTGgctttatttttgaaatttttacAACAATTGTAACTTAGCACAATAGAAAGGTTTGCATTAAAAGGTATATTCCTGTTAGCTGTTCAGTAACTACTACATATAGAAAAGTTTTAATGGAGAACTATtacttttcaattatttctgaaattttgagatttttttcaatttaatttcattaaaaataacTTTCTTAAGTAtcaaatataaaaatataaacaaaaaatcGAATGTAGTGTTAAATACAGAGAGCCTTATTAATATTCAGAACAATTAAATGGTTCTAACTTTTTCTAATTTAACAGGCACGAGATaatttgtatttttttcctGTAGGGGCCATAGTAAAAATTATAACTATTTGCATAATGCTCATTAACGTGCCCAGCATCCAATTAACTGTTGCAAGAAATTAACCCTATAGACATAATCTTCTTCGAAATCATAATGATCTTGAGATCAATCAATCGTAAGTCAGATCAGCTGTTTGCTTCTCGAGCTTCTTTTGTTCTGCATCCTCCAGCACTTGGGCTCTATATGACTTGCCCTTTTCACTTGCTAACTTCTTTCCAAGTTCTCCTTTTGTTAACTTTTCATTTGCCTCTTGCTGACGCTTTTCAGCTGCCAATCTAGCTGCCTCCTTCGGGGATAATATTTGATCTTTTTCATCGGTTGTACCGTCACTTAATTTATTGCCCTTGGACGTCACTTTTGGTGCTTTCTTAACTTGTGATACTGGCTTAGACTTTGATTTATTGACAGTGTTTGCAGTACGCTTGACAGTTTTAGGGGATGCCGCTGCCACCTTAGGTGATGGTGAATCTGATTTACTTGCACATAGACCCATTAgttaaaaattaaaataaaaaatagGTCAATCGAAATGGGAAGTATATACAATGTCACAATCACCTTGCTGCTTTAAGAGCTTGTTTAAAGATTATTCGAGAAACTGTGTAAcattatttcttcaatgttaGTATACGTTAAGTTCTCGTGCCATAAAAATCcatatttttgtttataatttggaaatacACGTGACTATTGCCCTACTTTTGTCAAGCCCTGAATTTGTCAGACATCCCAATGAcacaaaataatttttaattaGTAAGTTCACTTAGAATTTTGATAGTTTAGTACTAATTGCTGACCTCAAAATAAGGAATTAATTGTAACTGAAAAGATAGAGGACACTAATTAAGAAAGGATGGAAACAACACCTTCAACTCAGATGAAGAGAACAAATCTGATCTCAATGTTTTACTGCCAAGAAAACTTTCATCAAAAGATCATTTACACTTATCTTTGacagaaaataataaagttggGCAAGCGgttgaaataaaaacaaaGCCAAGGTCCACACATACTTTAAGGGATTgacaaaaaataaaagtttATAGAATTTTCCTCAATACAAGTACTTATGCATGGTTTCATTCTTAAATTAAGAACTAGTACTTTAAGGTTAAATTAAGGCCAAGTCATCAATGCTGTTTCTAAACCCaaaatttgttttcttccCGAACAGGTTTATCCTCAAATTATAAACAAAGAAATGcatgaatttttttatggcatttttaaatttgtttaaaatATTGACGAAAGAAGAAGCCACTTGGGCGTAGTGCTTttagtatatatatatatatatatatatatatatatacagtctaaaaacttttcatttatttacaTGAAGTTAAATTGGAATCAGCACTAATTACTTAACCATTATTCACCAAGCTGGCTAGAGTATCTGAATCAATAGGGTTATATTCCAAGCTTTGATATTCAGGGATATCAATATCCGAGGTATCAAGGTCCCTAATTCCCTCCATTaattttggaagatttGGATAGAAATAGCTCATTCCTTTTGTATATTGGGCTATCTGTTTGTTATCTCTACGATATGGTGCGTATGTCTTCAGAATTTTTGCATATAAAATATCTCTTCCGTCAGttatcttttcttgttcaacCTTTTTAATTTCCGGATCCACGGTATttaatttggaatattttccaGATGTCCACGACAACGTTGCGTCTCTTATGGCAGCCCAGTCAGCATTAGCAATATATCTTTGACCAGATTGGTCTTCCTTATTCATAAGATCATACCATTTTTGTAGAATATCTTCATTCGTAGCATTATCCACAGAACCCAGTACcttcaaaaaaattctATACGTTATAACTGTCTTTGgaatggaaaataaatcGAAGTTCTTGCTCATATAGGCAATGACATCACTATCATTCCAGATAACACATTTGGTCAACatgatattcaaaaatggtTCATCGATACCCTTGATATCTTCGTAAATTTTAATGACTGAACTTAAATGTTTAAATCCTTCCACTTTGTCGTTTGCaaaatttttaaagaaaatgtgGAGGAaagttttatttaatgaGGAAAAAATACCAATTCCAAGAGATTCCTCCTTATAAAAAGCAAGTGCCTTTACCCATACATCTTGAACACTACCGAAATTCTTAGTTTcgttccaaatattttccatAAATGAAGTAACTGCAGAAACTTGCAACTTCACTCTATATGGCATTTCATGGTTGATTGCTTTGTTAAAGAAACTATTAGCAATGGCTAAATCTTTAGATGTGGAAATGAATAAAAGATGGGCATCTACTAAATAACCAAAGTTTACTTGTCTCTTACAATCTTCACATAATTTTCTAAATGTTTCCAATGCGGTTTCGCCTTCCCCAGCTAGTAGGGACACTTTAATCATCCCAATGGATAAATTTGGATGAATACTTTCGGAAACTTCCGAGCTAATATCTACAAgttttttaatttcatcaaatgtAGCACCTTCTTCATAAAGAAGAGGCAACATCACACCTACCACTCTCGAATGCATAAATAAAGTTTCCAGCTCAG
Coding sequences within:
- the ARC40 gene encoding Arc40p (ancestral locus Anc_6.143), which codes for MLPNVNDKSVLAVFKLVKAPIYSHCFSSDRSLLAITCETSCLVYRLTNINSQPKLVATLANHDKTITAVDISIHGRIVTCSQDRNAYVWEPLSDGSYKPTLVLLRINRAATSVSWAPNGYKFAVGSSARIIAVCYYEQENNWWVSKHIKKPIKSTINCLSWHENGVLLAAGGTDGFIRVFSGFIKGLDTKEAVAGSPWGSKFPFGSLIKELYQGSYIHDVEWRSKIEKVAYVAHDGTLNILDSQGGLQSVNSPDGLPFRSLAWINDHEIVCAGYSCHPILFSEASQGWKFAKNLDKVADAAQTPVATGEGEEGEDDNGTFGISALRKFKELDLKGKVTTSVKESAHENAIMELAPFAESNGQVTQISSCGLDGKIVLYTV
- the DAD3 gene encoding Dad3p (ancestral locus Anc_6.142); translation: MLPSSVTFCFFTFQCCQLKLKYCERRSVLKFYVSQQLNNKYRVSTQLRRIIITMQRDLTPLQENVLEKYRILSQSLQSLDNTIRELNNTKEDRTNASPEAVLQEMRDIEIKLGLVGTLLKGSVYSLILQKKNELALAKDSPSV
- the TAF6 gene encoding TATA-binding protein-associated factor TAF6 (ancestral locus Anc_6.141), whose protein sequence is MSNPQQSYTIWSPQDTVKDVADSLGLENINEDVLKALAMDVEYRILEIIEQAVKFKRHSKREILTTDDVAKALRILNVEPLYGYHDGSAENKSVSFAKVNTSGGQSVYYLNEEEIDFDKLINEPLPQVPRIPTFTAHWLAVEGIQPAIVENPNLNDVRISQPPIIRGAIVTALNDASIQTSSSAAISSRISLNEAKNGEQFSMVKPGQNTEVKPLVKHVLSKELQIYFNKVIAALITKEDTEDAQRMKTAALTSLKTDSGLHQLVPYFIQFIAEQITHNLSNLELLTTILEMIYSLLSNPSIFLDPYIHSLMPSILTLLLAKKLGGAPTQDTPEEMHEFLEKTNALRDFAASLLEYVLKKFPQIYKSLKPRITRTLLKTFLDTNRVFGTYYGCLKGISVLESESIRFFLGNLHNWARLVFNEQNFTLEDVNKEDFLDSHGTKFSRDEIEFLVDTVINALTILKTDLPDVYEGKNEEVTETDKEKLVNRCGVTISSYILKRDDAKELISAIFFGEEK
- the CUE3 gene encoding Cue3p (ancestral locus Anc_6.145), giving the protein MNRIIDIEGTTKEISLPIVKFPPTPLTALLVEKDPVVWAHLLSTYVEYFEFLLWDNNIEHLDESTFDHLCIFVRSYLKEMASNVGGLASLGINKEVDEQLGLLRRWIFHLITGCGLLHLQIYGETLWDLVKLFVEGNADSVRCLIDGSLKPKINTQKAQINRIHQVQQQLKHLIESGKFTRADLKAFQSLVNKKSLRPNKFADQFLTSAWIEMLESWWVKGKGRYNTIAKQLLITTLLSVSTQTIANITRELGISNIDTLSLYPLLGCVLLNDNLSKRIPDLKSKLGFLNLIPISTDASIETHMIDKVEPDGEGHFGDVTINENDVTSLTELFPQFSRYQLTELLKRYDSNVELITNTLFENPSVIDDIPKEPKTSHDANDNLGKQILKSKPSPVKSNIKNIEPELVLHREMMKTKKQAIEQITKRHVPDEVRNKTLTRALKLLYENDEDERDDTYDEAEVKRSNTPIKIALGDDDGDSEQDASKEKNRNNYDAIEGYLWNLLKEDKSLFERNKRGSKVRKDMKAQINWSDEQIEGWARMLERSPQRARILEEKFMFRGNKRSGKTSYVKNRDGDSPVINDDRRRNQHQNPSRPKNKKNNTKKKGIDDAKKTNEATKSVAKGEPASTESTEPTETAKNKKPNEKKKASRSSHNRKSGFR
- the NCAS0D03420 gene encoding uncharacterized protein (ancestral locus Anc_6.149), with product MGLCASKSDSPSPKVAAASPKTVKRTANTVNKSKSKPVSQVKKAPKVTSKGNKLSDGTTDEKDQILSPKEAARLAAEKRQQEANEKLTKGELGKKLASEKGKSYRAQVLEDAEQKKLEKQTADLTYD
- the RMD9 gene encoding Rmd9p (ancestral locus Anc_6.150) translates to MLTRSLSVSRARVVNSVLRSSRTQLSLPVLQVISSPSRPLLRFQSSMPDRRSNSRTQYNGNRNAMQKTEVSPDSPWYNLVSAFEDCVFQTLESSRTPIFRVVTRSGSRAPMDHSNPLFWDALNRAMKLYEELLESPELNANMVSRLIHLLHNGLRINRKDRVLLSRKPDYDSSAFSKEVEIFLCDSLRKISDDLLAGKIQIHSYGLMHLLTSFKELMLNEEAVRLWKAGSQKPELETLFMHSRVVGVMLPLLYEEGATFDEIKKLVDISSEVSESIHPNLSIGMIKVSLLAGEGETALETFRKLCEDCKRQVNFGYLVDAHLLFISTSKDLAIANSFFNKAINHEMPYRVKLQVSAVTSFMENIWNETKNFGSVQDVWVKALAFYKEESLGIGIFSSLNKTFLHIFFKNFANDKVEGFKHLSSVIKIYEDIKGIDEPFLNIMLTKCVIWNDSDVIAYMSKNFDLFSIPKTVITYRIFLKVLGSVDNATNEDILQKWYDLMNKEDQSGQRYIANADWAAIRDATLSWTSGKYSKLNTVDPEIKKVEQEKITDGRDILYAKILKTYAPYRRDNKQIAQYTKGMSYFYPNLPKLMEGIRDLDTSDIDIPEYQSLEYNPIDSDTLASLVNNG